A genome region from Diorhabda carinulata isolate Delta chromosome 2, icDioCari1.1, whole genome shotgun sequence includes the following:
- the LOC130904022 gene encoding thymidylate synthase: MSGIITTKNGEKVTIEITLDKPNGYGDHTVSKESNNIKKHEEYQYLDHIRNIMTSGSKRIDRTGVGTFSIFGAQMRYNLRDSFPLLTTKRVFWRGVVEELLWFIKGSTNAFELSEKNVHIWDANSTREFLDNIGLKDREVGDLGPIYGFQWRHFGAEYKGMHADYTNKGIDQLAHVINTIKTRPYDRRIIMCAWNPIDIPEMALPPCHCLVQFFVANEELSCQLYQRSADMGLGVPFNIASYALLTYMIAHITGLKPGDFIHTLGDSHIYLNHIETLKEQITREPKPFPKLRITRKVENIEDFTAEDFELIGYNPHPKLNMPMAV, from the exons ATGTCTGG tattataaCTACGAAAAATGGTGAAAAAGTAACCATTGAAATAACCCTTGACAAACCCAATGGATATGGTGATCATACAGTTTCTAAAGAATCCAACAATATTAAAAAGCATGAGGAATACCAATATTTAGATCACATTCGTAATATTATGACAAGTGGTAGTAAGAGAATTGACCGTACAGGTGTTGgcactttttcaatatttggagCACAAATGAGATATAATCTTCGAGATTCTTTCCCTCTATTAACCACAAAACGAGTATTCTGGCGTGGGGTAGTTGAAGAATTACTATGGTTTATCAAAGGAAGTACAAACGCCTTTGAATTAAGTGAGAAAAACGTACATATCTGGGATGCAAACAGCACAAGAGAGTTTTTAGATAATATAGGTCTTAAAGATAGAGAAGTTGGAGATCTAGGACCTATATATGGATTTCAATGGAGGCATTTTGGAGCTGAATACAAAGGAATGCATGCAGATTACACAAACAAAGGAATTGATCAATTAGCTCAtgtaataaatacaattaaaactAGACCTTATGATAGGCGTATTATTATGTGCGCATGGAACCCTATAGATATTCCAGAGATGGCATTACCACCTTGTCATTGTTTAGTACAATTCTTCGTAGCTAATGAAGAGCTTTCTTGTCAACTTTATCAAAGATCTGCTGACATGGGGTTAGGAGTGCCATTCAATATTGCCAGCTATGCTTTACTCACTTACATGATTGCTCACATCACTGGTTTAAAA CCTGGAGATTTTATTCACACTTTAGGAGACAGTCATATCTATTTAAATCACATTGAAACTTTGAAAGAACAAATCACAAGGGAACCGAAGCCTTTCCCTAAATTACGTATTACtagaaaagtagaaaatattgaagactTTACTGCTGAAGATTTTGAATTAATTGGATATAATCCTCATCCAAAATTAAATATGCCAATGGCAGTTTGA
- the LOC130904020 gene encoding transmembrane protein 245, whose amino-acid sequence MDHRSGLVNIFSAIRSLPQGHDKPVKQALYNTVALFLLIVCCAAGCALYIIFQSFVKPLMWALLVGSTLHPLKRSLRDRFQTWFQNLEINNTPIVFGVILVPVNIVNDISDFIGKHLWKRLKLIIVIGIIVPIILLIYHYTPKIIVKILWRFVLLTFRTINCFIDASSIWIVGLILIAYISMVFLLWRCDNNKKFHYSSIVIWIFGSSCLAKQFGYYQLPVFILLQIVIFGGFISEVYEHYKTMKESGQPITLPESLSQVFHESHVIEEEIIDSGKEDVEEDDIVTLPEEKKEEMKSIKDKSKDPLSLDLFESTNPIINQKPKLLKRSLSQPYFSSKIIGDSALRFGKKISYSHTSLIDTESCSSTFYLITVMWACIVMFFWKNLMFLLLLPFPILYYIIKHLGYYIGLWSYLYEKVCDIFEKIASWCHERHDALVPVPIRGLYNIIHKLNSFLKNAVKNGIDTVASCVVIFGLIIFLICTSVFIAFQIYAEAIMLVEMTGSLINQTIVHNPEIKQLLPPSYYNVDAFLDNTYKYGREGISHIVKGSMSNVDSTESKQLEKQILELWDRVYQNWMSSNDTHGPKVTDEAVILTWNDFIENLQKSPEMFNINGLIEFGQQNIGTLMSLLESVLGILKGNISLIFGSFTTLITVILEGGTAVINFSISLVVFFTALFYLLHSSGDHYKPVELLTNFSPSGMRLGHALEGAIIGVFSATFKMTAFYGMWTWFIHNLFGIKIVYLPTVFAAILGAVPFLGTYWAGVPAILNLWLAQDRGIEAIIFAVFQVLPTSVVDTTIYKEIKGGGHPYLTGLAIAGGIISLGIEGAIIGPMLLCGLYVAIDLSSTLFKETPSEEVINLRLRQLQNT is encoded by the exons atggatCACCGTTCaggattagtaaatattttcagTGCAATTAGAAGTCTACCACAGGGTCATGATAAGCCAGTTAAACAAGCTCTCTATAATACTGTGGctctttttttgttaattgtatgTTGTGCTGCAGGATGTGCGTTATACATAATATTCCAGTCTTTTGTGAAACCGTTAATGTGGGCTTTATTAGTTGGATCAACCCTACATCCGTTAAAACGTTCTTTAAGGGATAGATTTCAAACTTGGTTTCAGAATTTGGAAATTAACAACACTCCTATCGTTTTTGGAGTTATTTTAGTACCAGTGAATATTGTGAACGATATTTCAGATTTTATCGGAAAACATTTATGGAAACGATTAAAGTTGATAATAGTTATTGGCATAATAGTACCTATAATTCTTCTTATTTACCACTATACTCcgaaaattatagttaaaatatTATGGCGATTTGTACTTCTTACATTTAGAACAATCAATTGTTTCATAGATGCGTCATCAATATGGATAGTAGGGCTTATTTTGATCGCATACATTTCTATGGTATTTCTTCTTTGGAGATGtgacaataataaaaagtttcattacTCTTCCATAGTTATTTGGATCTTCGGTTCCAGTTGTTTGGCCAAACAATTTGGCTACTACCAATTACccgtttttatattattacagatAGTCATTTTTGGAG GTTTTATATCTGAAGTTTATGAACATtataaaacaatgaaagaaaGTGGTCAGCCTATAACGTTACCTGAATCTTTATCTCAAGTTTTTCACGAGAGTCACGTAATTGAGGAAGAAATCATTGATAGTGGTAAAGAAGATGTAGAAGAAGATGATATTGTTACATTACCTGAAGAAAAGAAAGAGGAAATGAAGAGTATTAAAGATAAGTCTAAAGATCCTCTATCTTTAGATCTTTTTGAAAGTACAAATCCTATAATCAATCAAAAACCAAAACTTTTAAAAAGGTCTTTATCTCAACCTTACTTTTCTTCTAAAATTATTGGAGATTCTGCTTTAagatttgggaaaaaaatttcctattcCCATACAAGTTTGATAGATACTGAAAGTTGCAGTAGTACTTTTTATCTAATTACAGTAATGTGGGCTTGTATAGTGAtgtttttctggaaaaatcttatgtttcttctacttcttccatttcctattttatattacattattaaGCACTTGGGTTATTATATTGGTCTGTGGAGTTACCTATATGAAAAAGTctgtgatatttttgaaaaaatagcatCTTGGTGTCACGAGAGACACGATGCTTTAGTACCTGTGCCTATAAGAGGCTTATACAACATCATTCACAAACTGAATTCGTTTCTAAAAAATGCTGTGAAGAATGGTATAGATACAGTAGCAAGTTGTGTTGTGATTTTTGGtttaatcatttttctaatttgcACATCGGTTTTTATAGCTtttcaaatatacgctgaagcTATAATGCTTGTTGAAATGACCGGGTCTCTTATAAACCAAACTATAGTTCATAAtccagaaataaaacaattgttaCCTCCTTCTTATTATAACGTTGACGCATTTTTAGATAACACTTATAAATACGGAAGAGAAGGGATTTCGCATATTGTGAAAGGTTCAATGTCAAATGTCGACAGTACCGAATCGAAgcaattagaaaaacaaattttggaattatGGGATAGAGTGTATCAAAATTGGATGTCCTCTAACGATACACACGGTCCTAAAGTGACTGATGAAGCCGTTATACTAACTTggaatgattttattgaaaacttacAAAAATCACCAGAGATGTTCAATATAAATGGTTTAATCGAATTCGGGCAACAAAATATTGGTACTTTGATGTCTTTATTAGAATCCGTTCTTGGTATTTTGAAAGGAAATATTAGTTTGATCTTCGGATCGTTTACCACTTTAATTACTGTGATACTAGAAGGGGGTACTGCAGTAATAAACTTTTCTATAAGTTTGGTAGTCTTTTTCACAgctttgttttatttgttacatTCTAGCGGTGATCATTACAAACCTGTTGAATTGTTAACAAACTTTTCACCAAGCGGTATGCGTTTGGGACATGCTCTAGAAGGTGCAATTATAGGAGTCTTTTCGGCTACTTTTAAAATGACCGCTTTCTATGGAATGTGGACTTGGTTTATCCacaatttatttggaattaaaattgtttatttaccCACGGTTTTTGCCGCTATTTTAGGCGCTGTACCGTTTCTCGGTACCTATTGGGCGGGCGTTCCGGCTATACTAAATCTTTGGTTAGCTCAAGACCGTGGTATAGAAGCTATAATATTTGCAGTGTTTCAAGTTCTTCCCACTTCCGTAGTCGATACAACtatatataaagaaatcaaAGGTGGTGGTCATCCCTATCTAACAGGTCTAGCTATAGCTGGTGGTATAATCTCTTTAGGTATAGAAGGAGCTATTATAGGACCGATGTTGTTGTGTGGACTTTATGTTGCTATAGATCTGTCTTCTACGTTGTTTAAAGAAACGCCATCGGAAGAAGTTATTAATTTGAGGTTAAGACAGTTGCAGAATACTTGA
- the LOC130904023 gene encoding S-adenosylmethionine mitochondrial carrier protein homolog, giving the protein MDIVPKDEKKLYFASFVGGGVAGLVVDMVLFPLDTIKTRLQAQQGFQRAGGFKGIYKGIGPQAIGSAPQAALFFLTYETVKYYSESLVPNYAAPGVHMFGAALAEVTACLIRVPMEVVKQRRQTQSNNKSSLKIALSAYKHEGIVKGLYRGFGSTIMREIPFSIIQFPVLEGLKKNYRIYFKNNIPLESWEVAICGSIAGGFSAAVTTPLDVAKTRIMLADRKQIKTGDMTVRRILAQVYATEGFKGLFAGFVPRVMWITLGGCIFFGSYDFAKGTCLQLIDGEEVF; this is encoded by the exons atggaTATTGTTCCAaaggatgaaaaaaaattatacttcgCCTCCTTCGTG GGAGGAGGTGTTGCGGGATTGGTTGTTGATATGGTGTTATTTCCTTTAGATACTATAAAAACTAGGTTACAGGCTCAACAGGGTTTTCAAAGAGCTGGTGGTTTTAAGGGAATTTACAAGGGTATTGGACCTCAGGCTATTGGAAGTGCTCCTCAAG CTGCTctgttttttttaacatatgaaacagtaaaatattactCAGAAAGTTTAGTTCCGAATTATGCAGCTCCAGGAGTTCACATGTTTGGTGCAGCTCTTGCTGAAGTG aCGGCATGTTTAATAAGAGTTCCTATGGAAGTAGTTAAACAAAGAAGACAAACACAATCTAATAATAAATCCTCACTAAAAATCGCCTTGTCTGCCTATAAACATGAAGGGATAgtaaaa GGCTTGTATAGAGGTTTTGGCTCAACCATAATGAGAGAGATACCGTTTTCAATCATACAATTTCCGGTTTTAGAAGGACTCAAGAAGaattatagaatttattttaaaaataacatcccGCTCGAATCATGGGAAGTAGCCATTTGTGGATCGATAGCAg gcgGATTTTCTGCAGCTGTAACAACCCCTTTGGACGTTGCCAAAACAAGAATAATGTTAGCAGATAGAAAACAGATTAAAACAGGTGACATGACTGTTAGACGAATATTGGCTCAAGTATATGCAACTGAAGGATTTAAAGG GTTATTCGCCGGGTTTGTTCCTAGGGTAATGTGGATAACTTTAGGCGGTTGCATATTTTTTGGAAGTTACGACTTCGCTAAAGGTACCTGTCTTCAATTAATAGATGGCGAGGAGGTGTTCTAA